The Pirellulales bacterium sequence CTCGCGCTGGCAGGTGGTTTGTCGATCGTTCGGCGGCCTGCGAAGCGCGACAGCATTCAGGAGACGAAACATGTCCACGAAGAAAAAGGCCGTCGCGAAGGCCCGTGCAAAACCGAAGACCCGAGACGAAGCGCCAGTTTCCGTACCCACACTGGAGACGAACGCCTCGCCGCCTCCAGCGCCTACAAAGCCCAATCCAAAGAAGCGCAACGAGTCGAAGCCAAAACGATTGAGTGCGCTGGATGCCGCGGCAATGGTACTGGCCGAAGCCGGCCAACCGCTGACCACGCGTGAGATGGTCGAAGCGATGGCTTCCAAGGGCTATTGGACGAGCCCAGGCGGCAAGACGCCACATGCGACGCTCTACAGCGCCATCTTGCGCGAAATCGGTGCGAAGGATAAAGCTGTTCGATTTGTGAAGATCGAGCGCGGCAGGTTCGCCGCCAACAGGTAGGCCGTCACCAGTCTCTGCTCCCGACGCCCACGTTGGCCCACGCGTGGGCGTTTTCTTGTTGGTGTGCCCTTTGCGGCAGGGCGGGGAACACCCCGACACGGTGCGAACACGGCCACGACGTGGCAATCCTGCGACGAAGCTGCGAGCCTCGACCTGACTACCGCCTGCGGTGTCCCAAGCGGATATGCTCGTCGCCGCGGCGCTCAATAAAAATGCCGTGACGTCTTGGATCTGGACGTGGAAGATGCAGGAACTCCGGCGCACAATTTGCGCCCGCGTACCGCGCCAGTCGAGCGAACGCACCGGACGAGGCATCGACCTGGTCGTCATTACGACCGTTGGGAAAAACGCAGAGTTCATGGATATACGCATCATTCCAGGACCCCGCCACCAGGCAGACGTTGTTAATGCCGCACTGGGAAGCAAGGGGCTGGGCGCGAACTATCTTGGCTCCGGTTGGGCGGTCGAAGATTACGGTATGACCTGCCAGCCGTCGTCCCAGATACTCTGTAACGCTCTTGCCGGCTGAACCGGGCTCCTGTTCCAGCACGATTTCCACGAACTGCCCGTCAGTTTTGGCCGTTTGCTGAATGATGGCATCGCGTTGGGTGGGATTCCAACGTCCGCGTCGTACATCCTCGATATAGAACGTTCCCGTCTCATCGCGGCTCATGAGTACGCCGCAGGTGTAATCTCCTTCGATGGAAGCTGCGAGATCCCAGTAGCGGACCCGTCGCACACAGCCTTGAGGACCGACGGGCACGATCCGAAACCAGGACCGCTGAAACAATCCACCGTCGAGCGGCGCCGGACGCTGCTGCAACTGGCCGGCCGTACCGTAGAGTCCCAGGCGACGCTTGAGTTCTTGGACCGCCGGCCAGGGAAAACGGGTCGGACACAATAGTGCATTTTCTTTCTGGCGAGGATCTTGCCAGCCTACGGACGTCGTGCAGCGGCGCCCTGGCTCGAATTCCATCGGCAGGCAGAGATGTTCGTATCCCCCTTGTTCGAGGAGGTGCCCCGCCAGGTCCCGTTCGTGCAAACGCTGCATCACGACGACATGGCAAACGGTTCGCGGATCGTTGCCGCGGGTCGACATGGACTGATCCCACCAATGAAGCACCGCTTCGCGCTGCGTATCGCTTTCCGCTTGCGTTACGTTGTGGGGATCGTCGGCCACAATGAAGTCACCTCCTTCGCCGGTTCCCACACCGCCGGTGGAACTGGCCAGGCGAAAGCCGGTCTTGTCATTGTCGAAGCGAGTTTTTTGGTTCTGGTCGTCACGAAGGGCGAATCGGTCACCCCAGCGGCGCCGGTACCAGGTCGACTGGATAATGTCGCGGCAATGCAAGGAATCTCGCAACGACAAATGATGGGCATAACTGGCGAACAGCCACCGCGTATGCGGTCGCGTAGTCCACACCCAAGCCGGCCAAAACACGCTCACTAATAGGCTCTTCATGCAACGCGGTGGGATATTAATGACCAGCCGTCGAATCTGCCCGCGGGTGCATGCTTCGAGATGGTCACAAACGGCCCGCACATGCCAAGTCGAAACCAACCGAGTTCCTGGCTCGACGACGGGCCACGCCTCGACGACGAAATCAAACAGGCTCTTCTCGCACAATAGCGTGGTCGCGGCGTCCAGGTAGCGGGGGTCAATCGATTCGGTCATCGGCGATTGTTTGATCATCGTCCTTAGTCTCCGTTCCTTGAGTTAATGCCAACTGACGGTCGCGCACGCGTTTGAGCGCCCGCAGTTCAATCACGCTCAATGTGGCGACGGCAAGTCGGTAAGGTTCCTGGCCGTTTGGCATGACAGGCGCAATTTTCGTCGGAGCATCAAGGCCGAGCATGGTGCGGCGGGCCGCATTGCATTTCAGGATGATTTCCAACATCCGTGGATCACCATGGCGGTTCCTGACACTTTTACGTGTCTGCTGGTTGCCACCATCTCCGTTGATGACCGCCGATTGCGCGGGCTTTTGCGATTGCTCCCAAGCTGCCCAGGCTTCCCGTTCAACGCGATCGAGCTTTTGCAATTCTTCGGCTTGAGCCAGATCGAAATCCCGAACGGCCGAATCACGCCATTCTCGGCGGACGTACTTTAAGTCGTCACAAACCGTCGATTGATCGACGCCCACGCGCTCGGCGATCGAGGATTGGGTCCACCTCTGCAGATAGAGGTCGGCGACCTGGCGGCGGCGCTGCGCGATGGCCAACTTCTTATTGGCAGGCACGGGCATTTATGGAATCTCTAGAAATGGGCATGGTGACTAGGAACTGCACGCTGCGGCTGGCCGGAGATCGTTTCTGTCACCACGCGCCAATTCGGCCTTTCGCCCGGTGAATTTCTCCCAGCGCTCGACGATGACATCGCAATACAAGGCATCAAGTTCCATCAGAAA is a genomic window containing:
- a CDS encoding winged helix-turn-helix domain-containing protein, which gives rise to MSTKKKAVAKARAKPKTRDEAPVSVPTLETNASPPPAPTKPNPKKRNESKPKRLSALDAAAMVLAEAGQPLTTREMVEAMASKGYWTSPGGKTPHATLYSAILREIGAKDKAVRFVKIERGRFAANR
- the terL gene encoding phage terminase large subunit; translation: MIKQSPMTESIDPRYLDAATTLLCEKSLFDFVVEAWPVVEPGTRLVSTWHVRAVCDHLEACTRGQIRRLVINIPPRCMKSLLVSVFWPAWVWTTRPHTRWLFASYAHHLSLRDSLHCRDIIQSTWYRRRWGDRFALRDDQNQKTRFDNDKTGFRLASSTGGVGTGEGGDFIVADDPHNVTQAESDTQREAVLHWWDQSMSTRGNDPRTVCHVVVMQRLHERDLAGHLLEQGGYEHLCLPMEFEPGRRCTTSVGWQDPRQKENALLCPTRFPWPAVQELKRRLGLYGTAGQLQQRPAPLDGGLFQRSWFRIVPVGPQGCVRRVRYWDLAASIEGDYTCGVLMSRDETGTFYIEDVRRGRWNPTQRDAIIQQTAKTDGQFVEIVLEQEPGSAGKSVTEYLGRRLAGHTVIFDRPTGAKIVRAQPLASQCGINNVCLVAGSWNDAYIHELCVFPNGRNDDQVDASSGAFARLARYAGANCAPEFLHLPRPDPRRHGIFIERRGDEHIRLGHRRR
- a CDS encoding helix-turn-helix domain-containing protein, with the translated sequence MAIAQRRRQVADLYLQRWTQSSIAERVGVDQSTVCDDLKYVRREWRDSAVRDFDLAQAEELQKLDRVEREAWAAWEQSQKPAQSAVINGDGGNQQTRKSVRNRHGDPRMLEIILKCNAARRTMLGLDAPTKIAPVMPNGQEPYRLAVATLSVIELRALKRVRDRQLALTQGTETKDDDQTIADDRID